The following are encoded together in the Monodelphis domestica isolate mMonDom1 chromosome 5, mMonDom1.pri, whole genome shotgun sequence genome:
- the TMEM176B gene encoding transmembrane protein 176B, which produces MSASVVKVDGMQVMEGDSQPTQINIHIHQESTLAKLLETGYSFLKPRTYPQSKRVLQAQLALGVSLIFLGVTSCSLGLLLYFGPWIPLWATGCAFWTGAVAIVAGAVAIIYEKRQNNCWGGLAALLALSSISTAIAAIVLCSYSFMDSSVMFYDMRRICEQIPSETFTYSWRYYTDRAGDCQRNLNIFMQLFQGVQAMLLAVCAVMLLVSLASLSVGLRHLCCQKSEFQVEDEIEKKLLGGESLPPSPYKEKSIGTIHV; this is translated from the exons ATGTCCGCCAGCGTGGTGAAGGTGGATGGGATGCAGGTGATGGAAGGGGACTCCCAACCCACCCAAATCAATATACACATCCACCAGGAGTCAACTCTGGCCAAGCTCCTTGAGACTGGGTATTCCTTCTTGAAACCTAGGACTTATCCCCAGAGCAAAAGGGTGCTCCAGGCACAGCTGGCACTTGGG GTGTCATTGATTTTCCTGGGAGTCACAAGCTGCTCTCTTGGGTTGTTACTATATTTTGGGCCTTGGATTCCCCTGTGGGCCACAGGTTGTGCCTTTTGGACAGGGGCTGTG gcCATTGTGGCTGGGGCCGTGGCCATCATCTATGAAAAACGTCAGAACAACTGCTGG GGTGGTCTTGCTGCCCTGCTTGCCCTGAGCAGCATCTCCACTGCCATTGCTGCCATCGTCCTCTGTTCGTACAGCTTTATGGACTCCTCTGTTATGTTCTATGACATGAGAAGGATCTGTGAGCAGATTCCATCAGAAACCTTCACGTATAGCTGGCGTTATTATACTGATAGAGCCGGAGACTGCCAGAGGAATTTGAACATCTTCATG CAATTGTTCCAGGGAGTCCAGGCCATGCTGTTGGCCGTCTGTGCCGTGATGCTTCTGGTGTCTCTGGCCTCCCTGAGTGTCGGTCTCCGTCACCTGTGCTGCCAGAAATCTGAATTCCAG GTTGAGGACGAGATTGAGAAGAAGCTTCTGGGAGGAGAATCACTTCCTCCTTCACCATACAAGGAGAAATCCATCGGGACCATTCATGTGTGA